The segment TGAGTGACCATTTTGGCCCGGGAACATTGGATGATGAGTATGATTCCTTATACATAGTGCGGCATCATTCACTGAACAAATCCTATAACACGACCGCAGAATACCATGTGGAAATCTATGATAAAGACGGCAGAATGTATGTAGTGCACCGTGAAGTTGGCCCTAATACGCATGACACTTTCCTGCTGAGTGAGTTGCTGGAAGAAACCCCAATCAAAGGGAAGTATGGTGATTACACCATCTGGTTCAAGAGCTACAACCAATTGCTCAAACCTTATATCGCCCTTTTCCGTAAAAGCGACAAAGCTATCTCTCTTGATGACGGATCGGAAGGAACTCTGCAGACCGAACCGCAGATTGCACAGATCGATCCACATGAATTGCTTTCATACCTTCAGGACCTTGGGTTGGTAAAAAAGGGCTAGGCTATTCCTCTGAAATTAATATAAATTCCGAAGTCCTAATAATTACTCTATCTGATTTGCACACCATGCAGCTAAGATGGAGGCTCGAATGCTCTAAAACAGAAGGTGCACTATGAAAAATTCGGAACCGGTTATTTGTGTAATTGACGGATTGGCTTGTTCAGGGGCAACATTGCTTTACTCCTTACGTCGATTCGATGAAGAATATTAACGGTCAAACTGACCCTAGGGAAAACTTAAAATGTAGTAATCCACCAATGAAAGGTATGAAACTCAAAAAAACTGGAGTAATCGGATAAGGCTGGTCAGGCGTGATATACAGGCGAGCAGATGGTTAGGAGAAGTAACCCCACAAAAATACGATAAAACGGATCTCAGGACCTAGAATGTGTACGCGGAACTATTCTCCAACGTGTTGCACATGCCGCACTTTGGGAATGCTCCATTTGCAACACGTTGGTAAAGATAAATTAATCGGAAAACATTGTAGAGGGATGTTATTTAAGCCAAGGATATTTGATTTTTATTGCTATGCAATTTTTTATTTTCTGGCTGTTGAATTGTTGGATCGAAATAACATCTGGCCAATGAAATTCTTTCTCCAACTTCATCTCCAAATAATCAATCGGCGAATAGTCCTTTATTTTCCAAGAATTTGCATGAAAGACACAGGCGATAAACGCCAAGGCTAAAGGAGATTTGCCGTTCTCAAAATAAACCCCAAATTCTTCTCTTGCGTCACTGTAGTTGTTTATAAATTTATAAGCAGAGATTAAATAATTTGCAGCATTCTTCAAGTCTCTGTCTGCTTTGCTCCTTTGACAAAATGAAACCAGTTTGTCAATTCGCTTATTGCGAAACAAATAGTCTGCAGAATCTAAGAAAACTACCTGAGCATCGCTTAATGTGTCCTTAGGTATTGAAGCATATATTGACAAAACTTCATCAGTGATGCCGATGTCAGCCAATTGAACCAAGACATCATAGTACTTATCAAGCGGTAAAGATGAAGATGCGCCGTTTGTCCATTTTGTTAAAATGATGGCAATTGCCGAATCATGGTACAATCCTGCCCGACCTCTCTGCGGAAATAGCAACAATGGTTTAAAACGACTTAAGCGGTAATCAGACATCTTTTCAGTTAAGTCTGGATTGCCACCTCTGTAACGGCCATTTTGCCAGAAAAAAATGCCATTTTCGCTTAGATGATTTTCAATCCATTGCAAATAGACCCTTACGGTTTCTTTATCCATTTCTGCCAGAGAGGCTTCGTTGATTATCAAATCAAAATTTTTCCGAACATGTTTAATTTCTGAAGGAAAGTAGAAATTAAAGAATGCATTGTTGTTACTGTCGTTAAGCGAGTAGGGCAAGTCCGGAAATCTTTCCGTTAGATAAAAAGCTGCATTTTTTAAATTTTCAAATAGATCAATATCCGTATATGATGCCAATATGTTCTGATCGATCAGCATAGAGGAGACTGCTCCCCAGCCCGCACCAATTTCTGCACAATGTATTTTGCCTTTATGAAGCCCTGCGACTTTGAGTCCTTCCTCGATATAGGAATATGACCCGAACTTAAACAGGTGAGGTACAGATATTTGGGAATCTCCAAGTTTAATGAAAAATGGATTACCTACTTTCGAAAAGTTCATCTTCTTAATTAGATCTGCGTCTAAGTATGCTCCGAATCTCTTCAACAGTGCTATAGTTTCAAGTTTACCTTGCCTAGGACCTGTACCATAAAGAAGGTTATTATCCGACAGCATGTTATGGTACGTTGAATATGAAGCAGTTTTGTCTCGTTCCGCTAATGCCCTATCCCACAAGATTGATTTTTTATTATAAATAGAAGGAGAAACGGTCTTCTCTGCTTCTATGATTTCTTCAAGAATGGTCACGAATTCCTCCATTTACTGCAGATAAGCATTTTAAGTGGCCAGACCACTACCCCAAGATCACAATAGAAACCGAATTCAGAAATCCTTTAGTGACATTCTATAGTCATGATGGTAAATTTTATATATGATTCCGGTGTACGTATAAGCTGATGCGATAAAATAGACAAAGTTTCTTTCCTAAAAGAATCATCATCGTAAGAAAGTGGCACTTCCTTATAACACCCTTAATTTTAAGAAATGATACACCCTTCACAGGAAAAATCAACTTGAATGACTTTTTCGTAAGGGTTGGGCTGCCCCCTCTTAAATTGGGGTAAACTCCAAAGTAGTTTCAACACTTTTAAAGAAGGCTATCCAAACACTTACGCTGTTTGTAACAAAAATACATGTATTGATGAACCTATTTCACAAAAACTTTACAGATTGCTCAGGTAAGGTATGATATTGCTTTGGGAGACTTGTTCGTATATGATTATATGCAAATAAATAATTGCAGATTCAGATGGAGGAAACTCGTGGACAGCTCAAAAAAAATTAGAATAGATCTCTCCGAAAATTGGCGACAAACAGAAGTATTAAAGTCTCTTTCAGACTTACCAATCGGATTTATTGATATTGGAGCGCGTTATGGAGCCCACGATATCGTTACGCCCCTTGGACAGTTAGTTGCTGTCATGGCTTTTGAACCGGACAAGGAAGCAGCGGCTGAATTAAGAACTCTTGCTGAGTCAGACCCGCTAGGACGTCTTACTCTCGTGCAGGAACTGGCTCTTGGCGAAGCCCATGGCTCTGCAGGTCTACATATGACAGCAGATCCTGCAGCGAGTTCACTGTTTGCGCCAAATCCAGCTGTAGTTGAACGCTATAATATTTCGCGAGCCCGTCCAACAGGAAAACAATTGCCTATTACAATTAAACCTCTGGACGAGGTATTGAAGGCCCAGCAGGACAAACAGGCCGCCTGGGGTGAAATAATTAAGCTTGATACTCAAGGTTATGAATTGGCGATACTCAAAGGGGCGGAACAGACCTTACGTACAACAACTGTAGCTTTGTTCATTGAAACTGAATTTCTTCCAATTTATAATGATCAACCGTTGTTTTCTGAAGTTGAGTCATATTTGCGCAGCCTTGGGTTTTCTTTTTTTGGTTTTCATGATGTTCATCTCCGCTCGAAACGCCTTGTCGATAAACGGAATTATCCTTTAGGACGAGAACGACCTTATTGGGCGGACGCTATATTCTTCAAAGACCCAATTGAACAAAGTTCATGGACCTTTTCTAACGATGCTCCACAAACTAATTTCTCTAATACTAATGAACGACAAACAGCCGTTCTAATATTAGCCGCATTCTGTTTTGGATATATCGATTTTGCCTTAGAATTGCTTGCGATACTGCCTTGGCCTCCTGAGAGCCAACAGAGATTGCGAAAGTTGCTCCTAGATAGCATTGCACAACAACCAAAGAACACCATACGCGAGCTTGAGGGGTTGCTGGAAGACATGCACAAATCACCCGAAGACGCTAATCTACTTCTTGGTTTATTTATGGACAAATATCGTTCATACGCTGACTTTGGCGATATTACTTGTCCTCATTTTTCCAAATCGCCCAAATAGATGGCTAAAATTATACCAAAAAATTTGTTGTTCGGATTGTTAGATAACCATTTCATAAATGGAAGGAAAACCAAGAATCACGTAATGGAACTAGGCCCGCGCAATAATTTTAGATATATCTAGACGGCCAAATATAATCGAGGTCAACCAAGTTTGCTGACAGTATCGCAGTTATGGCTTTCAGCCACGTAACCTTCGCCAATCTCTGGTTCATCCAATGGCTGAGCCAGCACATAATCACGTACACGTTCATAATTTATTTGTTCAAAAGAGGACTGAGTATTGTATGCTTTCTCCCGTTTCAAAAAATGAGGATGCTGCCGGACTGAATGGCCAATACTATCAGTTAGCCGAAACGCAACCAAATAAGCCACCAACTGTTCGCAAGCATTGCGGGCCAAGTGCAAGGGAATGTTGTCCACGCTTGCTATGCTGTTAGCCAAAATGTCGACAAATGTATTTATATCATTATGCCATGTTCTGGAAAAAATGGCTTTACGCATGTGGAGGTATGGATTTTGAGAGCCTAGATTGTCATCATGTTTTTGCCGAATCACAAACAACTCGTTTATAAAGCCAATTTTACCCTTTATGACCGCATTTAACATCCAAACGTATTCTGCCGCGAAGTGTGGAAACTGAACGGTATAAGCTTCCTTCGGGACGTTGTCTTTGTAAATTTCAGGATACGTTAGCAAATACATTGTGTTACCAAATAAGTTTAAATAAGCCTCAAATCGCCCCACGGCTTGATCCTGATGATACGGTAGAGTTGGCAGCAAAGCTACCTTTTGATTCTGTGTTTCACCATGAGCGTGCATAAACACGATGTCGCCGTGCACTGCGGTAAAATCCGAATTCTCCTTTAGAAAAGTTACGCACTTATCCAAAGTTTGCGGCACCGGAATGTCGTCGTCAAACGCGGTCATGCAGTAGGTGGTCTCAACTTCTCCCACCCCCAAGGCAATGGCCTGATTTATACTGATTGAGACACTCATACCCGGAGACTTGGGCACTGGCAGGTGCTTAACTTCGTAAAAAAGCTTCTGCCGCGCCAACATTTTACGCGTGGATTCATATGTAGCATAACTGCTGGAATCCATAATCAGAAGGACTCCCTCGAAGCCGAGGGCTTGCAACGCATTAACGTAGCGGTACAGAAAATTGGTTCTTTCTAAAGTAGGAACTATTAGAGTTACGTCTTTGCCGGGCATGGGTATATTCTCCTTTACTATGCCCGGGGTAAGACGGTCAAAACGCAGCCTTCACCAACTTGGACCAATGAAACAAGCTCGCAACGTTTCCCTCAAAAAATACGGGCGTAATTTTTTTGTATGTAATATTGACAATATACATACCATAGGTAATGGTCAAGTTAATCATAGTCCTAGTAAGGACAAGCCTTTGAGGCCGACAACTCTTTAACTTATTGGGAATATTAGACCATGAGCTCCTTACCCATTACAGCCGCTCCAGAGACGGCCTTGGATATTGCCCGCGAGATCTTAGACCGCGTTGCGCGTGGTTGTATGATCAGTTATGCACAGAACTTCGAAGATGTAATTCTGGCTCGGGCCTTTAAAAACCAAGAGAAAGGAATATATATAGATGTAGGCGCATACCATCCGACCAGAAACTCTGTCACAGAACATTTCTATAAATCTGGATGGCACGGTGTGAATATTGATCTGGACCCGGTTAATATGGCTCAGTTTGATGAAACACGCTCCAGGGATACAAATCTATGTTTGGCCGTGAGTTGTAAAGAAGGTTCCGCTATTGCCTATGTCCATGCTGGTTCCTCCCGTTCGACCCTTGCAAAACACATGGGCGACAACTATCGCGCCCGAGGCGTGAACATTGCCGAAAAAGATGTCGAAACCCGCTGCCTGTCCTCGTTATTTGCAGACCTAAAGGGCCAAACCGTGGACTTTTTGAAAATTGATGTTGAGGGAGCGGAAGCCGACGTTATCAACGGTAACGACTGGCGAGCCCAACGCCCTAGGGTCGTGGTGGTTGAGGCCACTTATCCGGAAACAGCTATCCCGAACTGGGATCAGTGGGAAGACGTCTTGCTCTCAGCGAACTACCAATTCGCCTACTTCGATGGTCTGAACCGATTTTATGTCCGTGACGAAGACAGTGCACTGCTGCCTGCTTTTGAACTTCCTCCGAACTATTTTGACAATTTTGTCCGCGCGGACGCGGTTTTCATGGCACAGGCATTAATAAAACAGTCAGTGGCTATTTTGGATGTATAAGAATGGAGGTTATCAGGATATGAATCGCGTCATTAGCACTCCACTATTGGAATGCCGCGCTTGTGGCGGCAAAATTTTGCGGCCTTTGATAAACTTGGGCGAGCAGCATTTAACAGGAAGATTTCTTAAGCCAGACGACGAGGACCCGCCAGTAGGACCGCTGGACCTTGTAATTTGCGAGTCTGACCAACACTCCAAAGGTTGCGGCCTGCTACAGTTATCGCACTTGTATAATCCAAGCGAGATGTATGGCGCTGAATATGGCTACGCGTCTTCGGTGACCAGCACCATGCAAGAACACCTATACGATTTAGCTGGCTACGTGGCCGGCTGGGCCAGACTTGAAGAGAGTGACGCGGTCCTAGATATTGGGAGTAATGACGGAACCCTGCTGTCAGCCATGGCCACGCAATGTGGTTTCCCAGTGGGTGTAGACCCTTCAGCTGCCCAATTTGCGGACCGATACCCGGACAATGCACAATTAATCGTGGATTTTTTCTCTGCTGAAGCAGTGCGCAATGCTCTGAGTGCTGATCAAAAATTCAAGATCATTACCTCTATCGCAATGTTCTACGACATCGACACACCGTTAAAGTTCATGCAGGAGATTAAGGAATTGCTCTCCCCTAATGGAGTATGGCTGACCGAACAAAGTCATGCCCGCGCCATGTACGAGCGATTGTGTTATGATTCCATCTGCCACGAGCACGCGACCTATCTTACCCTGCACGCCATGATAGAAATGGGTAAGAAAGCTGGTCTGCGACCTCTAGACGTTCGTAGCAACAACATTAATGGAGGCAGTTTCTCAGTACTCTTCTGCCGCGCGGACAGCTCTCGGCACCAACCAAACAGCTTCTCCCTGAACAGGATGTTGACGTACGAGAATGACCATCATTTAAACAATTTTGAGGGATGGGCCAGTTTCTCTGATAAAGTTATGGCTCATCGAGAACGACTGCGTAACTTTCTAATAACTGCCAAGGAGCAAGGCCGTAAAGTGCTTGGCTATGGCGCGTCGACCAAAGGCAATGTACTATTACAATACTGCGGAATTACACCGGAATTATTGCCAGCCATAGCCGAACGGGATCCGCGCAAATTTGGTAAGGTTACACCCGGAACGAGGATTCCAATCATATCCGAAGCCGAGGCTCGGGCTATGGGGGTTGATGTGTTTATAGTCTTCCCATGGCACTTCCGGGATGAAATCATACAGCGTGAACAAGCCTTTTTGGCCAGTGGTAAAACGCTCCTGTTCCCGTTGCCGGAATTCATTTTAGTGACGTCCTGAGACAATGCCGAGCATGACTCTTTTTCCCGATAAAGTCCTGATCACAGGAGCCACCGGACAAGATGGACGGCTGGCAGCCGAGATCTTGATCTCCGCGGGGAGCCATGTCATTGGTATCCAGTGCCTCGGCCGCTCTAATCCCAAGCCGGACCATCCGATTACTGAATGGTATTGGTGGGATTTTCGCGACAGAAAGACACTGGAAGACATCTTAGATGCGACAAAACCGAATGCGATTCTACACTTAGCCGCGAACCATCATCAATCAACACACTCCAGCATAGACGCGATCGCGGAAGGCGCTGCAATGATGGACACTAATCTGGGATCAGTGATGACACTGGTGCCAGCGATTATGCGTGTGACACCCAAAGCAATGCTAGTGGCCGCAGGATCATCACAGATATTTGGTAAGGGGACAATAGAAGGATCGCGGGTGAATGAAACTACCCCCCCTAATCCCCACAACTCCTATGCCTTGGCGAAGGACCTCGCGCGGAGGTTTATCGCCTTTCATAGGCGTCATGACGGGTTCAGAGGGGCCACAGCAATTCTGTTTAACCACGAATCTCGCTATCGATCAGATCTTTTCGTGACACGAATCATCAGCAAACATGTAGCCTCCTTGGTACGCGACTCGGCAGGACCTCTCCAATTAAAAAACATTGGTGCCCGAGCGGACTGGTGCGCGGCCCAAGACGCTGTGTTGGCAATGCTGACTATGACGAGCATGAAAACTCCACGAGATTACATAGTATCATCAGGCAATGATACGGCGTTAACGGAGTTACTAGAACACGCCTATGGTGCAGTGGGACTTGACTGGCGGAATCATGTAAAAGGCTTGTCGAACAAGTCCACTCCATATTTAGTGGGAGATAACAACGAAATCACATCAGATCTGGGCTGGCGCGCCACCACAAGCATGAGAGATGTCATGAGGGACATGGTTCAGCATGACCTTGCGCTTCTGGAAGCGACAGGTGATCCAGGCTGAATTTTATGAGCACGAAAAGGCTAACAAACCACGTTCAGCTACTGGTGCTCAAAATAAGGGTCGCGATAGAGACCACCATTTCGGATGTCCCCCGCACGGAACTCCTACCTTGGGTCGTTAGCATGGATGCATAGCTTTAAACTTAAGAATCCAACATCTGACGAGCACCCCAAATGTTTTCCAATTAATTCGAATTTTTTGGCCTCGGCGATGTAGCACCTTGTGCCAATAACGAACCAGATCATCGTAAGTGATGTGATGCCCAACCATGTACAGCTTAAGAGCAAAGCCATTGGCACGATGTTTTCTATCGTGATCTACGGTCTGCCTGACAATTTATAGGGAAGACTTGAACAAAGGCGTTAAGCAGGTTGTGGGCAATGTGAACTCGACAATATCCCTGTTTAAAACCGATTCCGAATTGTCGCTTTTCAATGCCAAGAAGGTAACCAAGGTTGCTGTGGAACTTGATCGGTGCCTTTTAGAAACCTACGAAGACATGCTCCCAACTGACATCGCTGACGATGTCCACGAAATATTCCAAAGCTTACTAGATCGCTGAGAAAGCGAATTGCTTCAAATTGATATTGAAATCCCAAAACAAAATCATCTGCATAACTCAGAATGATTATGATTATGTCACTTTTAGCCAGCTTTTGCCGCCAATGATTTGCAAATTAGTCCAGCACATAATGCAGGTATATCTTCGCCAAGAATGGGATATTACTGTTCCTTATGGCGAACCTACTTCTATACGTAGCCATTTACCATCTTCTGAGACTCCGGCTCGAAGTCATTTCCGTATTAACCGGAGAATCCTTTTATAGGCAATCCGGTGCTTAAGAAAACGAATCATCCATTCATGGGAAATGGTATCAGAGAACCCTTGAATGTCCACATCCAGCACCCAATTTACTTTCCTTTTCTCTGGACCAACTGTGAACGCAGAAAGAGAATCATGTGCTCCTCTTTCTGCTCTAAAACCATAAGAAAAACCTTTAAAATCAACTTCATGATAATTAAAAGCAACTTTCCAACTGCGTGCTGTACGATCTTATCCTCCAGCGAGGCTATACCTATCGGCCGTTTTCGACCGTCATATTTTGGAATGCATATCCGCTTAGAAGGCTTGGCCCGGTAGGTGCTATTATGCACTTTTCTATGTAAACATTTCAAATTATCCTGAAGCTTTATTTCGCGAAAGCTGTATTCAAGCACATTAACACTCACATGATGCAAAAGGGTCGTGAATTGTGCTCTTTTATCCCTAAGAGCAACTTCTCGCACACGCTGCAGACCGATCAACATGGCTCCCCGACTCTTAGTTCGGACCTTAGCCTCCTGCTTCGTGTTCCCCTTGATTGACCGCCTTTCCTCCATATCTTCCGCCGATAGTTTTCCATTACCTTTGTTCAGCGACTTCTTAGGTACGCTGCAATCATCCGACTTCCCAAGTACATTCGTGTCTGGCTTATAACTTCCAGCCTTCCCGGACCGTCCATCTATACCATTTAAAGAAGGACCCCTTGGGGCCTCCCAGTTCCTGCACAATGAGTTTCCGCACGTGCACACCGTGGGATCCTCAACAAGCTTGCGCATAGCGCTTCCCTCGGTGTGGCCTTCCGCTTCGCTTAACAACGTCGGCATCCAGATGATTTTATTTCGCAGCTCAATGGCTGGCCCGTGCGTACCCCTGTCAACGCTTCACCGTAAGGCTCTTTCATCCTCAACTCCTTGCCGATTTTAACCAGCGCACTAACCGTCACATCAGCCCCACCTTATCAGGCACGTTTTCAGTATGGACTATCAACAATAGTTCTTTGACACATACTGCAGCAGGAGGGCTTTAAGGTCGTCTTCATTTTGGGTATGAGGTCACCGTCCAAATTTGTGGCAGATGATATATGATCGACAGCCGCTTCATACCATTCATAGTGCCAGGCACGCTCCTATTGTGAGTCTTCCCGTATGAGTACCCGCCACACTGAAGCAGAGCCTTGGGATGAAAACCGCGAATATGGTTCCGTCGTTGACCAGCAAAGCAGCCTTGCTGCGATACAAGAGAAAGGTATTGCCATGCCAACCGCGCAGCCCCCTAAGATCAGATTTCTCAGCTGATTCTTTGATTTTAAACTCATCCAACAATTTCTTGGTGCAGCCCATGTATAACATGGTTACTTCTTGTAAAACATAAGCCTACCCCCGCTTCCGAAAAAGAATAACCTTACCACCTTCTCCACTATCACCAAGCATATCAAGAGCACAGCGGGCAGCTTCCTCATCACCGTGCATATAACGTAAGGCCATAGCGGGAACTTTCCAGCCCATGACATCCATAAGAGAACGAAGATCAAAGGCCTTTGCCAATTCGGTGGCCACGGTATGTCGAATTGTGTGAAAACTGATGCGGTCTACCGTCTGTCTCGCCCTTCGTTAAACCCAAGATTTTTGGTTACACCGGCAAATACAGTGGGAGCTTCATTATAAGGAAGCCCCCTGCTGTTCAAGAAAACCTTTTCTATAAGGTTAGTGCGCTGCAATTCGGATATGAGCTCCGCAAGCGGCCCTGAAATAGGGATACGCCTTGATTCATGTTCAGAGTAATCACAAGTACTGCCAGTCAACATTAAATACTCAGGGGTTACTTCCACCCATTTTCGGTGCGTAGCAGATGGCAGGTTCAAAGCTATACTGGAACCCCACATAACCCTGACTTTGTTTCAATTTACAGCTTGGTGCTGATGCTTGAAGAATGTTCTATAAACTTTATCAATCCACTCGATATATTTGAAGAAATATATTCATTAAGATAGACAAGCATCAGCACAGGCGTTATCGCATGCGAATATTTGATTCTAAAAGAGAGGCAACAATGATACGCGCTTTGTTCAGATTGATGTCATACGCCATTGTCGTAATCAACCTGCTTTCCTGTGGAACTTTCCTGTACATAATAGCCCCCTACACTTCTTATTTCTTTTTCAACGACCTACGGTTCTGGAAATACCTGAAATATTATCATAAATACTATTTTTATTCGGCTGCCTACATCTGGGGTCTGCTAAGCCGGGAGCAGGGATTGATAAAAACGGTTTTACCTCTGACCTCGCCTCCCATGGACCGCCCCGACCCAACCCTCTTTCGTCTCTCCAAACAGTGGACTCTGCCTGAAGATAGCTGCGGAGAATGTAACCGCTGCTGCACGTTCATTGTAGACTGCTGCTTTTTAGATACATCCGGCAATAGATGTTTGTGCTACGGCAGCCTCTTCTGGAAATACTTCAACTGCGGAAGGTTCCCGTCTTCTCAGGCGATGTTGAACTATTGCGAATGTCCCAAATTCGAAACACGAGGTTAACGATGGACAAAAGTTTATTAAAACAACTCGATGCAATAATCTCATCAGTCATACGGGGGGATTACTCCCAATCAGTTGAGATGGATCGAATGCAGGATAATAAAAAATATACGCAGGATGAAGTCCGGTTCCTGGAATCTCTCGGATTTATGTCCGTTAAATTGGAAGCCAGAGAATTCGTACTAGAAGAAACAATAGAAGGCCTGAAATCCAGAAATGCAGAACTACTGGAAGAGAAAAAAAAGAATAACCTGTTTTCAAATATTTTTGTAAGCCTGTTCCTTTCCGTTTCACTATACATTTTTCTGATCTTTCTTGCCGATAAACTTAATTACGAAAACAAGAACTCGGCAAGAATCGTTGAAGCAATTTTCCTAATGGTAAGCATTTTCATCATCCGCAAAAGTGGTTTTTCATTTTCATTCCTTGGGGTGACCCTCGATGGGGCCGTGGAATCCATCCGTCGCATGCTGCCCGGCACCCTCATAACTTGTGTAGCACTCATCCTGCTCAAAGTTTTTTTCATCATGTTCTGGGGTAAAGAAATGGGCAACGATCTTTTTGTCATGGACAATTTTAATTTGCTGTTCGCTGTATATCTCCCTGTTGCGGCACTGCAGGAATTTATTGCCAGAGGGGTGATACAAACTACCATTGAATCTGTGCTGGACAAACCCTACGCAACCCTCCAGGCAATCCTCACAGCATCGGCTCTTTTCGGGCTGGTGCACATCCAGCTTTCCGTGGGAATAGCCTTTGCATCCTTTGTCTGCTCACTATACTGGGGATATTTATATACCCAAAAGAGATGTCTGGTAGGTGTCAGCATATCCCATTTCATGATTGGCGGTCTGGCATATGTGCTGGGTTTCTGGGACTACCTTTACATCATTTAACGAAGAAGAATCATGATAGCCTCCGCTACAAAACGGATTGCCATGTCAGCAATCATATGGACATCCTCCATCTTACTTACGATACTGCTCTTTCTGGTCATGCTGGCACTCCGAGCAATAACATTCCCTTTTGACAGAAAACGGAAAATTCAGCATGCGCAATGTTTCTGGTGGTCGGAAGTAGTCATCCGCATAAATCCCTACTGGAACGTTGCAGTCGAAGGTCTGGACAACATCGACAAGGATCGAACCTACGTCGTGGTGGCCAACCACCAGTCCATGGCAGACATAGTCATGCTTTTTCAGACCAGCATGCAGTTCAAATGGATCGCCAAGGATTCACTGTTCCAAGTTCCTTTTCTGGGATGGTGCATGTCACTGGCAAAACACATCCGGCTCAAACGGTCCAATCTTTCAAGCATTCGCAAGGCTTACCGGGAAGCGTCAATCTGGATAGACAAAGGAATGTCCGTAACATTCTTCCCTGAAGGAACCCGTAGCGAGACCGGTAATCTGGGAACTTTCCGTAACGGGGCATTCAAGCTGGCACTGAAAAAAAAGGTGGCAGTTCTTCCCATCGCCATTCAAGGCACCGGCGGAGCCATACCCAAAGGAAAATGGATATTCAACACTTCCAGCACAATCCGCATGACGGTCCTTCCCGCACTGGAGCCTGATGATTTTCA is part of the Maridesulfovibrio ferrireducens genome and harbors:
- a CDS encoding putative sugar O-methyltransferase yields the protein MTILEEIIEAEKTVSPSIYNKKSILWDRALAERDKTASYSTYHNMLSDNNLLYGTGPRQGKLETIALLKRFGAYLDADLIKKMNFSKVGNPFFIKLGDSQISVPHLFKFGSYSYIEEGLKVAGLHKGKIHCAEIGAGWGAVSSMLIDQNILASYTDIDLFENLKNAAFYLTERFPDLPYSLNDSNNNAFFNFYFPSEIKHVRKNFDLIINEASLAEMDKETVRVYLQWIENHLSENGIFFWQNGRYRGGNPDLTEKMSDYRLSRFKPLLLFPQRGRAGLYHDSAIAIILTKWTNGASSSLPLDKYYDVLVQLADIGITDEVLSIYASIPKDTLSDAQVVFLDSADYLFRNKRIDKLVSFCQRSKADRDLKNAANYLISAYKFINNYSDAREEFGVYFENGKSPLALAFIACVFHANSWKIKDYSPIDYLEMKLEKEFHWPDVISIQQFNSQKIKNCIAIKIKYPWLK
- a CDS encoding FkbM family methyltransferase, which translates into the protein MDSSKKIRIDLSENWRQTEVLKSLSDLPIGFIDIGARYGAHDIVTPLGQLVAVMAFEPDKEAAAELRTLAESDPLGRLTLVQELALGEAHGSAGLHMTADPAASSLFAPNPAVVERYNISRARPTGKQLPITIKPLDEVLKAQQDKQAAWGEIIKLDTQGYELAILKGAEQTLRTTTVALFIETEFLPIYNDQPLFSEVESYLRSLGFSFFGFHDVHLRSKRLVDKRNYPLGRERPYWADAIFFKDPIEQSSWTFSNDAPQTNFSNTNERQTAVLILAAFCFGYIDFALELLAILPWPPESQQRLRKLLLDSIAQQPKNTIRELEGLLEDMHKSPEDANLLLGLFMDKYRSYADFGDITCPHFSKSPK
- a CDS encoding TIGR00180 family glycosyltransferase is translated as MPGKDVTLIVPTLERTNFLYRYVNALQALGFEGVLLIMDSSSYATYESTRKMLARQKLFYEVKHLPVPKSPGMSVSISINQAIALGVGEVETTYCMTAFDDDIPVPQTLDKCVTFLKENSDFTAVHGDIVFMHAHGETQNQKVALLPTLPYHQDQAVGRFEAYLNLFGNTMYLLTYPEIYKDNVPKEAYTVQFPHFAAEYVWMLNAVIKGKIGFINELFVIRQKHDDNLGSQNPYLHMRKAIFSRTWHNDINTFVDILANSIASVDNIPLHLARNACEQLVAYLVAFRLTDSIGHSVRQHPHFLKREKAYNTQSSFEQINYERVRDYVLAQPLDEPEIGEGYVAESHNCDTVSKLG
- a CDS encoding FkbM family methyltransferase, which produces MSSLPITAAPETALDIAREILDRVARGCMISYAQNFEDVILARAFKNQEKGIYIDVGAYHPTRNSVTEHFYKSGWHGVNIDLDPVNMAQFDETRSRDTNLCLAVSCKEGSAIAYVHAGSSRSTLAKHMGDNYRARGVNIAEKDVETRCLSSLFADLKGQTVDFLKIDVEGAEADVINGNDWRAQRPRVVVVEATYPETAIPNWDQWEDVLLSANYQFAYFDGLNRFYVRDEDSALLPAFELPPNYFDNFVRADAVFMAQALIKQSVAILDV
- a CDS encoding class I SAM-dependent methyltransferase; this translates as MNRVISTPLLECRACGGKILRPLINLGEQHLTGRFLKPDDEDPPVGPLDLVICESDQHSKGCGLLQLSHLYNPSEMYGAEYGYASSVTSTMQEHLYDLAGYVAGWARLEESDAVLDIGSNDGTLLSAMATQCGFPVGVDPSAAQFADRYPDNAQLIVDFFSAEAVRNALSADQKFKIITSIAMFYDIDTPLKFMQEIKELLSPNGVWLTEQSHARAMYERLCYDSICHEHATYLTLHAMIEMGKKAGLRPLDVRSNNINGGSFSVLFCRADSSRHQPNSFSLNRMLTYENDHHLNNFEGWASFSDKVMAHRERLRNFLITAKEQGRKVLGYGASTKGNVLLQYCGITPELLPAIAERDPRKFGKVTPGTRIPIISEAEARAMGVDVFIVFPWHFRDEIIQREQAFLASGKTLLFPLPEFILVTS
- a CDS encoding GDP-mannose 4,6-dehydratase, which encodes MTLFPDKVLITGATGQDGRLAAEILISAGSHVIGIQCLGRSNPKPDHPITEWYWWDFRDRKTLEDILDATKPNAILHLAANHHQSTHSSIDAIAEGAAMMDTNLGSVMTLVPAIMRVTPKAMLVAAGSSQIFGKGTIEGSRVNETTPPNPHNSYALAKDLARRFIAFHRRHDGFRGATAILFNHESRYRSDLFVTRIISKHVASLVRDSAGPLQLKNIGARADWCAAQDAVLAMLTMTSMKTPRDYIVSSGNDTALTELLEHAYGAVGLDWRNHVKGLSNKSTPYLVGDNNEITSDLGWRATTSMRDVMRDMVQHDLALLEATGDPG
- a CDS encoding DUF6933 domain-containing protein, coding for MLYMGCTKKLLDEFKIKESAEKSDLRGLRGWHGNTFLLYRSKAALLVNDGTIFAVFIPRLCFSVAGTHTGRLTIGACLAL